One stretch of Hemibagrus wyckioides isolate EC202008001 linkage group LG01, SWU_Hwy_1.0, whole genome shotgun sequence DNA includes these proteins:
- the slc2a3b gene encoding solute carrier family 2, facilitated glucose transporter member 3 yields MEKMANGNKRDQLTGHLLFCVCTAVIGSLQFGYNTGVINAPYEKIQAFFRTASQERYGKPMKESTVTNLWSFAVAIFSAGGMVGALSVGVLVNKFGRRKSMLLCNILALIGGGLMGLSSVSRSYEMVILGRLIIGIFSGLYTGLTPMYVGELAPTSLRGAFGTLHQLGIVVGILIAQILGLDMLLGSQKLWPLLLGLTVLPAVLQTIMLLFCSESPRYLLINLQEEDKARQVLVRLRGNNDIEDDVREMKEEASKMAMEKKVSILELFSNPIYRQPIIIAIVMNLSQQLSGINAVFYYSTEIFKNAGITEPVYATIGAGVVNTIFTVVSLFLVERAGRRTLQMIGLGGMAVCALIITITLQLLVDPCGEQAKNVSGAAILNDCNRTLGATPDVGASPVISYIAIVAVFGFVATFEIGPGPIPWFIATELFAQGARPAAVAVGGCSNWTANFLVGLCFPLLLSACGPYVFIIFLVLLVLFFLFTYFWVPETKGRTFEDIASGFARKAGSGPTQSSQTEGVATMSVSSPTEKVAMVEFSGNESKTGANP; encoded by the exons ATGGAGAAGATGGCAAATGGCAACAAG AGAGATCAGTTGACTGGCCACttgttattctgtgtgtgtacgGCAGTCATTGGATCTCTGCAGTTTGGCTACAATACAGGGGTCATCAATGCACCTTATgag AAAATCCAGGCGTTTTTTAGGACTGCCTCTCAGGAGCGCTATGGGAAACCCATGAAAGAATCCACCGTTACAAACTTGTGGAGTTTTGCTGTAGCTATATTCAGTGCTGGTGGCATGGTCGGTGCTCTGTCTGTAGGAGTGCTGGTCAACAAGTTTGGGAG ACGCAAGTCTATGCTCCTGTGCAATATCTTGGCTCTGATCGGGGGTGGACTGATGGGCTTGTCCAGTGTCTCCCGGTCATATGAGATGGTGATACTCGGCCGTTTGATCATTGGCATCTTCTCCGGTCTCTATACAGGTCTGACACCCATGTATGTGGGTGAACTGGCACCAACATCACTGAGAGGAGCGTTCGGCACCCTTCACCAGTTAGGGATTGTCGTTGGCATACTTATAGCTCAG ATCCTAGGTTTGGATATGTTGCTAGGTTCTCAAAAACTTTGGCCACTGTTGCTGGGACTGACGGTGTTGCCTGCAGTACTGCAGACCATCATGTTGCTGTTTTGCTCAGAGAGTCCTAGATACCTGCTCATCAACCTGCAGGAGGAGGACAAGGCTCGCCAAG TTTTGGTGCGTCTTCGTGGGAATAATGACATTGAGGATGATGTTCGGGAGATGAAGGAGGAAGCCAGTAAGATGGccatggaaaaaaaagtgtccATCCTGGAGCTGTTTAGTAACCCCATTTACCGGCAGCCTATCATCATTGCCATTGTCATGAACCTCTCACAGCAGCTCTCTGGAATCAATGCC GTGTTTTATTACTCTACAGAAATCTTCAAGAACGCAGGTATCACTGAGCCGGTATACGCAACTATAGGAGCAGGGGTAGTCAACACTATCTTCACAGTGGTCTCG CTGTTTCTGGTGGAGCGAGCAGGACGAAGGACACTGCAAATGATTGGATTGGGAGGAATGGCTGTTTGTGCTCTTATCATTACCATCACTCTTCAGCTACTGGTG GACCCATGTGGAGAACAAGCAAAGAACGTTTCTGGAGCGGCGATCTTGAATGACTGCAATAGAACTTTGGGGGCAACACCAGATGTG gGTGCATCTCCAGTGATAAGCTACATAGCCATCGTAGCAGTTTTTGGGTTTGTAGCAACTTTTGAGATTGGCCCAGGGCCAATCCCATGGTTCATAGCAACAGAGCTATTTGCTCAAGGTGCAAGACCAGCTGCAGTGGCTGTGGGTGGGTGCTCCAACTGGACGGCCAACTTCCTGGTGGGTCTGTGCTTCCCGCTTCTGCTG AGTGCATGTGGACCATACGTCTTCATCATTTTCCTCGTTCTTCTCGTGCTCTTCTTCCTATTTACCTACTTCTGGGTTCCTGAGACTAAAGGTCGGACCTTTGAGGATATTGCCAGCGGATTTGCTAGAAAGGCAGGTTCTGGCCCCACCCAGTCCTCTCAGACAGAGGGTGTGGCCACGATGTCAGTCTCCTCCCCTACAGAGAAAGTTGCAATGGTGGAATTTAGTGGAAACGAGTCCAAAACTGGAGCTAACCCATAG